The DNA sequence TATGAATTAACTTTCTTGTTTTCGCCGCAAATAAAAGCGTGGAATCTGCTATTTTGAGTAATGTGTAGATAACTTTATCGTTTTGACGTAGATAAAATTGATATTTTTGAACAAAAATCCCTTTCATGGATAACTCACTCTTTTTACGTTTGAGTGCCCAGCTAAAAAGATTCATAATCATTTGCGCCAAGGAAGCAGGTGTGTATTGTATTCTGGGTGTGCCATAAGGAAAAGCACATGCCCATGTGTCTATATCGGTTTTGATTTTACCTTTGAGGGTATAAAAGAGTATGCCTCCACTTAGAGCTACAATAATCAATAATCCACTATAAGCATACGATAAATCGCTCATCGCATTAAGTTTGAGCATAAGTGGCGCATGGTTGAAAAGCATTGTGGCACGTGAGAGGAAGCTTTCTAAAATAAAGGGAAAGAGTCCTAACATAAAACAAATGACCGATAAAATACCCATAGGTAGGAGCATTGACCATGAAGATTCTTTTACATGTAAGAGTTCAATATGGCGAGGTTTACCCAAAAATGAGATACCAAAAACTTTCACAAAACAGGCAAGGGCTAATCCTCCAATGATAGAGAGAGCTATAATCCCCGCCATAACAGGAAGAAGCGAGTTTTGAGTAGAAAGAAGACTTTTAAACATTCCCATATACAGTAACCATTCACTTGCAAAACCATTAAGCGGTGGTAATCCGCTAATTGCCACAGCACCTATGAGAAAGAAGAGGGCTGTATAGGGTTGCACTTTGATGATGCCACCGTAATGATTGATGTCCCTAGTATGGTATTTTTCAATAATAGAGCCTGCACTGTAAAAGAGCAAAGGTTTAAAGAGTGCATGATTGATGACGTGAAAGAGCGCACCGGAGAGTCCAAAAAGAACCAGTGTTTCGTTGCGATAACTTTTTCCAAGTATCGCAAGCCCAATGCCAATAAGAATAATACCGATGTTTTCTATACTATGGTAGGCTAAAAGTTTTTTGATGTCATGTTGGGCAATGGCGTAAACAACGCCTAAAATACCCGAGATAATTCCGAGCCCAAAAACTACCCATCCCCACCAATGAGGTATGTTGGTAAATAAAGAAGCCACTCTGATGATGCCATAAATTCCCATTTTAATCATAACGCCAGAGAGAAGTGCTGAGATAGCAACCGGTGCGCTTGCATGAGCGGAAGGGAGCCAAAAATATAAAGGGAAGATGCCCGCTTTGACACCAAAGCCAAAAAGTCCTAGCAAAAATATCCATGAAGCAAGACTTGAATGTGCATCAATATGCCCAAGTGCAGAGGTAAAATCAAAGTAGCCAAAGTAGTTTTGAATGATGCCAAACAGACCAAAAAGTGCCACAATACCCGTATGTGTCGCGATGATATAAAGATAACCAGCTTTTTGTGCTTCTTCATCTAATTCATCAATCGTTACTAAAAAATAGGCAAGTAAAGACATGATTTCCCAACACAACAAAAACATCATAAAGTTATCGCAGATAACAAGAAGTATCATAAAGATGGTAAAGAAAGAGAGAAAAAGCCTGTATTTAACCGATTGGTGTAAACCCTTTTGAATCGTTGACCAATAGGATATGCTGTAAATCGCACTCATCGCACTGATGGTATAAATTGGGATTAAAAAAACAAGGCTGAGTGTATCTATTTTGATTGAAAAATGACCAAAAAGTGTTTCAAAAGGTAGTATCGCCGCAATATCTGAATGATTGTGTAATTGCAGCAAAATAAACACCCACCCCACAATGCTACCTATTACATGTAAAGAAGCAGAAAGCTTGTCTGATAAAGAGGGTTTCATTTTTGCTGTAAAAAAAGGAATAAGACCTGCAAGAAGTATACAAAAAAGTGACAATACAATGAGCGTCATATTGAATTATCTCCTCTTTAGAGCGTCAAAAATCATCATATCACTACTTTAATAAATTATTATTTAATGTTATAAAATTAAAGTTTTTTCTCTTGTAAGGTTTATAAAAAGGTAATAAAGCTGGAATTAAGTTTTTACAAAGTCAGCTAGCTATATCATTTCACATTAAAAACTTCTTCTTCTATGTATCAATTTATATATTCCTACATACCAGTTAGATTAATGGGAGAATTGTATTGAAATTTAATTATTGGCTACCAAGAAGCATTGCTATCTTGAAAGAAGGCTATAGTATTTCAAATTTGTCAGCAGACTTTATGGCTGGAACAACGGTGGCGATCATTGCCCTTCCTTTAGCAATGGCTTTTGCAATTGCAAGTGGCGTGAGCCCCGAGAAGGGTATTTTTACCGCTGTTATTGCAGGGTTTCTCATCTCTTTTTTAGGGGGAAGTCGGTACCAAATCGGAGGTCCTACAGGGGCATTTGTTGTTATTTTGTATGCGATAGTACTCAAGCATGGCTATGATGGGTTAGCACTTGCGACATTAATGGCAGGTGTGATGTTGATGTTGATGGGCTTTTTTAGGTTAGGAAGTATCATCAAGTTTATTCCATACCCTGTGACTGTTGGTTTTACCGCTGGTATTGCTCTCATTATCTTTTCTTCACAAATGAAAGATTTTTTTGGTTTTAATATTGCTAAAATGCCTGCTGAGTTTGCAGACCAATGGGTCATTTATGCGGAAAATGCAAGTCACTTTAATGTCTATTCTCTGGTTATTGGGTTTTTGAGTGTCATTGTATTGCTCAATTTCCGTAAAATTTATCCTAAAATTCCAGCTCCCATTATTGTGATCGTCCTTTCTTCCATAGTTGTAGCACTTTTTCAGCTTCCTGTTGAAACCATTGGATCACGATTTGGCTCTATTCCTTCCACACTTCCAAGTCCAAGTATTCCTCTTTTTTCACTGGAAAAAGTACGAGCTGTTTTTTCGGACGCCATTACGATAGCGCTTTTAGGAGCCATTGAGTCATTGTTGTCGTGCGTTGTGGCTGATGGTATGTCCGGAGACAAGCATCACTCCAATAAAGAGCTCATTGCACAAGGGCTTGCCAATATCGCTGCACCATTGTTTGGAGGTATCGCTGCAACGGGTGCTATTGCTAGAACCGCAACCAACATTAAAGCAGGTGCTTTTAGCCCAATTTCAGGCATGATTCACGCATTGATGCTTTTAATTTTTATGTTTTTATTTTCCAAGTGGATTTTACTAATTCCTATGGCAGCTTTGGCCGCTATTTTAGTTGTTGTAGCTTGGAATATGAGTGAATTTCATCACTTTAAAGCGATCGCATTAAAATCTGAGAAATACGACAAAATTGTTCTCTTTACCACTTTCTTCTTAACGCTTTTTATCGATTTGAATACAGGCGTTCAGATGGGTATTTTATTTGCAGCCCTTTTATTTATTAAGCGTATGAGTTTAGTCACAGATGTTAAAGATCAAAGACAAGATTTTTCTATCTCGTTAGATGAAGAAGATGAAGAGGTTGAAAAAGCGGATCCTTACGCGATTAGCAATCGTATTGTTCCCGCGGGTGTTGAAGTCTATGAAATCAATGGTCCTTTCTTTTTTGGTGTTGCCGATAAGCTCAAAGGGGTGCTTGATTCGGTGAGTAAGTTTCCTGAAGTCTTTATCTTACGTATGCGTCATGTCCCTATGATGGACGCAACAGGATTTCATGCGTTAGAAGAGTTTTATGAATTGTGTAAAAAAGGCAATGCGCAGCTGGTGCTTTCGGGTGTCAGTGAAACTATTAAGGCGAAATTGAAGCGTTTTGGATTCGATGTCATTATTGGCGAAATTAATATTACCGATAATATCGACTTAGCGCTTGCACGTGCCAATGACATCTTACTGAAAAAAGAACAAGAGAAGTTCTATGCACATATCAAAATTTCCAAAGAAAGAGTGAGCGAAGACCAAAAGGAACGTATTATTGCAGGGACACAACACTTACTTATGGAGATTTTAGGTAAAAAATCAACAGATACGGTTGTGGAAATTGAAGAAGAGGAAGATAAAAATGCCTTACGTTAACATCAAAATCACTAAAGAGGGTGCAACAAAAGAGCAAAAAGCGGAGCTGATTGAAGGTGTTACAAACCTTTTAGTTAAGGTTCTTGGTAAAAATCCAGCTACAACCGTTGTCACAATTGATGAAGTTGATATGGATAATTGGGGCATAGGTGGCGAGCAAGTGAGCGAACTTCGCAAAAAACCGAAGCATTAATCTACTATTAAATGATTTATAGGTACAATCACGAAAAATTATTAACGAAGGAAATGTGTAATGGGCGAAATGTTTACATTTTTAGGTCTTATTAATCACACTCATGACTTCATCTTTGTATCCCATATTGTTTTAGTTGGCGTTATCAGTTTTGTTTTGGCAAAACTTGCAACTTCTAAAATGCAACTGGTACCAAGTGGTGTTCAAAATGTCATGGAAGCGTATCTTGAGAGTGTCATCTCTATGGGTAAAGATGTCATTGGAGAAGAATTGGCGCGTAAATATTTACCACTTGTAGCAACAATTGGTTTGATGGTATTTATTGCAAATGTTATTGGTATTATTCCTGGTTTTGAATCACCAACAGGTAACCTTAATATGACACTAGCACTTGCTTTGATGGTGTTTGTTTATTATAACTTTGAGGGTATTCGTGTTAATGGTGTTGTGCATTATTTTGCACACTTCATGGGACCATTGAAAGTTTTAGCACCTCTTATGTTCCCAATCGAAATTGTTTCTCACTTTTCAAGAATTGTCTCTTTGACATTCCGACTTTTCGGTAACATTAAAGGTGACGATCTTTTCTTAGCAGTTGTTTTGATGCTTGCTCCTTGGATAGCACCACTTCCTGCGTATGCGCTTTTAACATTCTCTGCATTCTTGCAGACATTTATTTTTATGATTTTGACTTATGTTTATCTTGCAGGTGCTGTTTTAATTAGCGAAGAGCACTAAAAAGAAGAGACGTGTTAACACACAAAACGCGTTTTGAAAAACTCCTCAGTCTGTTGCAAGGAGCCTCTTGGGCACTTGCAATAGCTGGTGGAGGCTATACCTTCCTTGCTTTACTCCCTTTTGGTTTTATTGTCGCTTCCATCATTGCGCTTTTCTTCTTTTTAACAGGGTGTTTTTTTGTTATTATTTTTGAAATGGCACAACTACAACTGGATAAACTAGATGAGCTAAAAAAGCAAACATATCTTTTAGAAAAACTCTCCTGTGATGATCAAACACTATCTCATCACTGATCCTTATTTTTATACCTCAGATCCTTTTATATGTGTTCAAAAACTTTTACATGTAAAGGCAAAACACCAGCCTGATTACATCTGTTTGAGAGACAAAACAACCTCTGATTATACCTCGCTTGCTAAAGCTGTTGCAAGGGCAGGCATTCAAGATGAAAGAACCAAACTCTATTTGCATACGGATTTTATGCTTGCACATCAACTCGGCTGTGCTGGCGTGCATCTACCTTCCACTGCTTTACATGTAATCCAAAATGCTAAAGCCTTAGGCTTGGAAGTGATTG is a window from the Sulfurospirillum oryzae genome containing:
- the sulP gene encoding sulfate permease, with translation MKFNYWLPRSIAILKEGYSISNLSADFMAGTTVAIIALPLAMAFAIASGVSPEKGIFTAVIAGFLISFLGGSRYQIGGPTGAFVVILYAIVLKHGYDGLALATLMAGVMLMLMGFFRLGSIIKFIPYPVTVGFTAGIALIIFSSQMKDFFGFNIAKMPAEFADQWVIYAENASHFNVYSLVIGFLSVIVLLNFRKIYPKIPAPIIVIVLSSIVVALFQLPVETIGSRFGSIPSTLPSPSIPLFSLEKVRAVFSDAITIALLGAIESLLSCVVADGMSGDKHHSNKELIAQGLANIAAPLFGGIAATGAIARTATNIKAGAFSPISGMIHALMLLIFMFLFSKWILLIPMAALAAILVVVAWNMSEFHHFKAIALKSEKYDKIVLFTTFFLTLFIDLNTGVQMGILFAALLFIKRMSLVTDVKDQRQDFSISLDEEDEEVEKADPYAISNRIVPAGVEVYEINGPFFFGVADKLKGVLDSVSKFPEVFILRMRHVPMMDATGFHALEEFYELCKKGNAQLVLSGVSETIKAKLKRFGFDVIIGEINITDNIDLALARANDILLKKEQEKFYAHIKISKERVSEDQKERIIAGTQHLLMEILGKKSTDTVVEIEEEEDKNALR
- a CDS encoding 4-oxalocrotonate tautomerase family protein translates to MPYVNIKITKEGATKEQKAELIEGVTNLLVKVLGKNPATTVVTIDEVDMDNWGIGGEQVSELRKKPKH
- a CDS encoding proton-conducting transporter transmembrane domain-containing protein, producing the protein MTLIVLSLFCILLAGLIPFFTAKMKPSLSDKLSASLHVIGSIVGWVFILLQLHNHSDIAAILPFETLFGHFSIKIDTLSLVFLIPIYTISAMSAIYSISYWSTIQKGLHQSVKYRLFLSFFTIFMILLVICDNFMMFLLCWEIMSLLAYFLVTIDELDEEAQKAGYLYIIATHTGIVALFGLFGIIQNYFGYFDFTSALGHIDAHSSLASWIFLLGLFGFGVKAGIFPLYFWLPSAHASAPVAISALLSGVMIKMGIYGIIRVASLFTNIPHWWGWVVFGLGIISGILGVVYAIAQHDIKKLLAYHSIENIGIILIGIGLAILGKSYRNETLVLFGLSGALFHVINHALFKPLLFYSAGSIIEKYHTRDINHYGGIIKVQPYTALFFLIGAVAISGLPPLNGFASEWLLYMGMFKSLLSTQNSLLPVMAGIIALSIIGGLALACFVKVFGISFLGKPRHIELLHVKESSWSMLLPMGILSVICFMLGLFPFILESFLSRATMLFNHAPLMLKLNAMSDLSYAYSGLLIIVALSGGILFYTLKGKIKTDIDTWACAFPYGTPRIQYTPASLAQMIMNLFSWALKRKKSELSMKGIFVQKYQFYLRQNDKVIYTLLKIADSTLLFAAKTRKLIHNGYMGIYVLYIFTALIIMLLYVGK
- a CDS encoding thiamine phosphate synthase, which translates into the protein MIKHYLITDPYFYTSDPFICVQKLLHVKAKHQPDYICLRDKTTSDYTSLAKAVARAGIQDERTKLYLHTDFMLAHQLGCAGVHLPSTALHVIQNAKALGLEVIASTHTLEEVEEAQKRGADAITFSPIFATPNKGKPLGLEKLKEINDRIRVKCFALGGIINMEQVKACEEVGVYGFASIRFFID
- a CDS encoding F0F1 ATP synthase subunit A — protein: MGEMFTFLGLINHTHDFIFVSHIVLVGVISFVLAKLATSKMQLVPSGVQNVMEAYLESVISMGKDVIGEELARKYLPLVATIGLMVFIANVIGIIPGFESPTGNLNMTLALALMVFVYYNFEGIRVNGVVHYFAHFMGPLKVLAPLMFPIEIVSHFSRIVSLTFRLFGNIKGDDLFLAVVLMLAPWIAPLPAYALLTFSAFLQTFIFMILTYVYLAGAVLISEEH